The Etheostoma cragini isolate CJK2018 chromosome 5, CSU_Ecrag_1.0, whole genome shotgun sequence genome contains a region encoding:
- the LOC117944497 gene encoding leucine-rich repeat transmembrane neuronal protein 4 isoform X2, whose protein sequence is MQQRALTMRRSRHRANMGLLVLFRWLVFTVVVPAWLLAAPNGIRERPCPQSCRCDGKIIYCESNAFRDVPTNVSVGTQGLSLRYNSLVNLRAHQFEGLSQLVWLYLDHNYINDVDGQAFHGIRRLKELILSSNKITLLKNSSFHDVPNLRNLDLSYNKLQVLRPNQFMGLRKLLSLHLRSNSLKTVPMRVFLDCRNLEFLDIGYNRLRSLTRNAFAGLLKLIELHLEHNQFSKINFAHFPRLTNLRALYLQWNRIKLLTQGLPWMWTSLQKLDLSGNELQVLDPSTFHCLPNLQTLNLDSNKLSNVSQQAVEAWISLTTISLAGNLWHCNPNICPLVAWLKDFKGNKETTMICAGPKEAQGEKVTDVVEAYNICTATPAPVSSTPSHLTSSFRPELLPLPTQSVVDKKLIWNRTASPSPSEASPTIPLPDTEYVSFHKIIAGSVALLLSVAIILLVIYVSWRRYPSSIKQLQQRSVVKKRQKKARETERSLNSPLQEYYVDYKPSHSETMDVLVNGTGPYTYTISGSRECEV, encoded by the coding sequence TCAGATGGCTTGTATTCACAGTGGTGGTGCCCGCCTGGCTGCTTGCTGCTCCAAACGGCATCCGTGAGCGTCCCTGCCCCCAGAGCTGTAGATGTGATGGGAAAATAATATACTGTGAATCCAATGCCTTCCGTGACGTGCCAACCAATGTATCTGTGGGCACACAGGGCCTCTCCCTGCGTTACAACAGCCTGGTGAACCTCAGAGCCCACCAGTTTGAAGGCCTGAGTCAACTGGTTTGGCTCTACCTTGACCACAATTACATCAATGATGTGGACGGCCAGGCTTTCCATGGGATACGGAGGCTCAAAGAACTGATCCTCAGCTCAAATAAGatcacacttttaaaaaacagctcATTTCACGATGTTCCAAATTTACGCAACCTAGACCTTTCCTACAATAAACTGCAGGTTCTCCGGCCTAATCAGTTCATGGGTTTACGGAAACTACTCAGTTTACACTTGAGGTCAAACTCCTTAAAAACTGTCCCTATGCGAGTTTTCCTCGACTGTCGCAACCTGGAGTTTCTAGATATTGGCTACAACAGGCTACGGAGCCTCACGCGTAACGCCTTCGCAGGACTCCTTAAGCTCATCGAGCTTCATCTGGAGCACAACCAGTTCTCCAAGATCAACTTTGCTCATTTCCCTCGCCTGACTAACCTGCGGGCGCTCTATTTGCAATGGAACCGTATCAAACTTCTAACCCAGGGCCTGCCCTGGATGTGGACCTCCTTGCAAAAGCTGGACCTCTCAGGGAATGAGCTCCAAGTGTTGGACCCTAGTACATTTCATTGCCTCCCTAACCTGCAGACTCTGAACCTGGACTCCAATAAGCTGAGCAATGTGTCTCAGCAGGCAGTGGAGGCCTGGATCTCCCTCACTACCATCAGCTTGGCTGGCAATTTGTGGCACTGTAACCCCAACATATGTCCCCTGGTGGCCTGGCTCAAGGACTTTAAAGGTAACAAGGAGACCACTATGATTTGTGCCGGCCCCAAGGAGGCCCAAGGAGAGAAAGTGACCGATGTAGTGGAGGCTTATAACATTTGTACAGCGACCCCGGCCCCTGTTTCCTCAACACCATCGCACCTCACTTCTTCTTTTCGACCTGAGCTTCTCCCTCTACCTACACAGTCTGTGGTGGATAAGAAGCTGATCTGGAACAGGACAGCCTCCCCGTCTCCTTCCGAGGCCTCCCCCACCATCCCTTTGCCAGACACTGAGTATGTGTCCTTCCACAAGATCATAGCTGGTAGCGTGGCCCTCCTCTTATCTGTAGCAATAATTCTGCTGGTAATCTATGTCTCATGGAGGCGCTATCCCAGCAGCATCAAACAGCTTCAGCAGCGCTCGGTGGTTAAAAAGCGTCAGAAAAAGGCCCGGGAGACTGAGCGCTCCCTTAACTCACCACTGCAAGAGTACTATGTGGACTACAAGCCTTCACACTCAGAGACTATGGATGTGCTGGTTAATGGGACAGGACCTTACACATACACCATCTCAGGCTCCAGGGAATGCGAGGTATGA